In a genomic window of Physeter macrocephalus isolate SW-GA chromosome 14, ASM283717v5, whole genome shotgun sequence:
- the NME3 gene encoding nucleoside diphosphate kinase 3 — MICLVLTIFANLFSAAYTGVHERTFLAVKPDGVQRRLVGEIVRRFERKGFKLVALKLVLASEELLRQHYAELRERPFYGRLVKYMGSGPVVAMVWQGLDVVRASRALIGATNPADAAPGTIRGDFCIEVGKNVIHGSDSVEGARREIALWFRAEELLCWEDSAGHWLYE; from the exons CGTACACCGGCGTGCACGAGCGCACCTTCTTGGCCGTGAAGCCCGACGGCGTGCAGCGGCGGCTCGTGGGCGAGATCGTTCGGCGCTTCGAGAGGAAGGGCTTCAAGCTGGTGGCGCTGAAGCTGGTGCTG gcctcgGAGGAGCTGCTGCGCCAGCACTACGCCGAGCTGCGTGAGCGCCCTTTCTACGGGCGCCTGGTCAAGTACATGGGCTCCGGGCCGGTGGTGGCCATG GTGTGGCAGGGTCTGGACGTTGTGCGCGCTTCGCGGGCGCTCATCGGGGCCACGAACCCGGCCGACGCTGCGCCTGGCACCATCCGTGGCGATTTCTGCATCGAGGTCGGCAA GAACGTGATTCACGGCAGCGACTCGGTGGAGGGCGCCCGCCGCGAGATAGCACTCTGGTTCCGCGCGGAGGAGCTCCTGTGCTGGGAGGACAGCGCCGGGCACTGGCTGTACGAGTAG